The following coding sequences are from one Achromobacter sp. B7 window:
- a CDS encoding efflux transporter outer membrane subunit: MNTKFLLPLTLAIALAGCTTVGPDYQVPAASVAQRQSAAAPFVEAGSKVFAQEAVTGHWWRLYNDPVLDGLVEKALSANTDLRVASANLERAQAAVQESQAQQQPGIGVNASPTFGHVSGLQELQPGIDPPNHWAYSAGASVSYQLDLFGQIRRAIEAATGDAQAAQAAYDATRVTVAAETARAYANMCAAGMQLASAQHSVQVQKESLDAVSRLQRAGRGTTLDVTRARSQLEQLQANLPPFQAQQRTALYRLAALTGQTPNDIPASLLQCAAAPRLTSTIPVGDGAELLRRRPDIRQAERTLAAATARIGVATADLYPKVTLGLSAASGGPTAMFGDRGTFSWSVGPLISWTLPNTGAVQARIAEAEASTKAAVARFDATVLNALRETESALVVYARQLDRDAALRAARDQSAEAASQARRLFQYGKTDYLTVLDAERTLATNESALAASQAELSSDQIAVFLALGGGWEK, encoded by the coding sequence TCTTCTGCCGTTGACGCTGGCCATTGCGCTGGCCGGATGCACCACCGTGGGCCCTGATTACCAGGTGCCCGCCGCGTCGGTCGCCCAGCGACAGAGCGCGGCCGCCCCCTTCGTCGAGGCAGGCTCCAAGGTGTTTGCACAGGAAGCGGTGACCGGCCATTGGTGGCGTCTGTATAACGATCCCGTGCTGGACGGGCTGGTGGAAAAGGCACTGTCCGCCAACACCGACCTGCGCGTGGCCAGCGCCAATCTGGAGCGTGCCCAGGCCGCCGTGCAGGAATCGCAGGCGCAGCAACAACCCGGCATCGGCGTGAATGCGTCGCCCACGTTCGGCCATGTGTCCGGCTTGCAGGAGCTGCAACCCGGGATCGACCCGCCCAACCACTGGGCCTATTCCGCGGGCGCCAGCGTGTCGTACCAGCTGGACCTGTTCGGCCAGATCCGCCGCGCCATCGAAGCCGCCACCGGCGATGCGCAAGCCGCCCAGGCCGCTTACGATGCCACCCGCGTGACCGTGGCCGCCGAAACCGCGCGCGCCTACGCCAACATGTGCGCGGCGGGCATGCAGCTGGCCTCGGCCCAGCACTCCGTGCAGGTGCAAAAGGAATCGCTGGACGCGGTCAGCCGCTTGCAGCGCGCCGGCCGGGGCACCACGCTGGACGTAACGCGCGCCCGCAGCCAGCTGGAACAATTGCAGGCCAACCTGCCGCCCTTCCAGGCGCAGCAGCGCACGGCGCTGTACCGCCTGGCCGCGCTGACGGGACAAACGCCGAACGACATCCCCGCGTCTTTGCTGCAATGCGCCGCCGCGCCGCGCCTGACCAGCACCATCCCCGTGGGCGATGGCGCCGAGCTGCTGCGCCGCCGCCCCGATATTCGCCAGGCCGAACGCACGCTGGCGGCGGCTACCGCGCGCATCGGCGTGGCCACCGCCGACCTGTATCCCAAAGTCACGCTGGGCCTGTCCGCCGCGTCGGGCGGCCCGACCGCCATGTTCGGCGACCGGGGCACGTTCAGCTGGAGCGTGGGTCCGCTGATCTCGTGGACCCTGCCGAACACGGGCGCGGTGCAGGCCCGCATCGCCGAAGCCGAAGCCAGCACGAAGGCGGCGGTGGCGCGCTTTGACGCCACGGTGCTGAACGCGCTGCGCGAAACGGAAAGCGCGCTGGTGGTCTACGCCCGCCAGCTGGACCGTGACGCCGCCTTGCGCGCCGCCCGCGACCAAAGCGCCGAAGCTGCCTCGCAAGCGCGCCGCCTGTTCCAGTACGGCAAGACGGATTACCTGACCGTGCTGGACGCCGAACGTACGTTGGCCACCAACGAAAGCGCCCTGGCCGCCTCGCAAGCCGAACTTAGCAGCGACCAGATCGCCGTTTTCCTGGCCTTGGGCGGCGGCTGGGAAAAGTAG